The proteins below are encoded in one region of Apium graveolens cultivar Ventura chromosome 4, ASM990537v1, whole genome shotgun sequence:
- the LOC141719486 gene encoding large ribosomal subunit protein uL24z-like, with the protein MKYNPRVTSSRRKNRKAHFTAPSSVRRVLMSAPLSRDLRTKYNVRSMPVRKDDEVQVVRGTYKGREGKVVQVYRRKWVIHIERITREKVNGSTVNVGVNPSKVVITKLRLDKDRKSLLDRKAKGRAAADKDKGTKFTTEDIMQSID; encoded by the coding sequence ATGAAGTACAATCCCCGCGTCACCAGCTCTCGCCGCAAGAACCGAAAGGCGCACTTCACCGCACCCTCCAGCGTGCGCCGCGTCCTCATGTCAGCTCCCCTCTCTCGTGACCTCCGCACCAAGTACAACGTGCGGTCCATGCCGGTACGCAAAGACGACGAGGTCCAGGTGGTTCGTGGCACTTACAAGGGGCGCGAGGGCAAAGTGGTCCAAGTCTATCGTCGTAAGTGGGTGATTCATATTGAGCGAATTACTCGCGAGAAAGTCAACGGATCTACGGTCAATGTTGGCGTTAATCCATCGAAAGTTGTGATTACGAAGCTGAGATTGGATAAGGATAGGAAGAGTTTGTTGGATAGGAAAGCTAAGGGTCGTGCTGCTGCTGATAAGGATAAGGGGACTAAGTTTACTACTGAGGATATCATGCAGAGCATTGATTGA